GCCGGTCGGCCTCGGACTGGCGGGAGCTGACCGACTGGTTCGTCGACCGCGCCGGTCGGCCGAGCCAGGTGACGGCCTTGCGGGAGGCCACGGCCCGCGCGATCGGCACGCTGCTGGCGGGCGTCAAGCGAGCCACTGCGGGCGCGGGCACGCTGCCCGGCAGGCGAGCCGAGCTGCTCCGGCTGGCCTCCTGGTTCGACGCGAGCGACCGCGAGCAGTCGGCGCGGCTCTACGCGGCGGCGTTCGGCCTGTACTCCGCGCGCAATCTGCTCCCGCCGCCGGAGCACGACGGCGACGACGAGCACACCGCCTGGCGAGACGGCCCGGTGATCGACGTCTCGGTCAGCGTCCGATCCCGTGCGGACCGAGGCGCCCGAGGCCGCACCTCGCGGGTCGTGTTCGATCCGATCACCGAGCAGACCCTGCTCGCTCAGGCCCGCCAGGACGCGCGAGCGCATCAGGCGGCGGTGGACGAACTGGCCGCCGCCGCACCGAACCTGGCCGACGCGACGCTCTCGCCGCAGGCGCTGCGGGTGGTCTGCGATCTGCTGACGCTCGCGATGGCGAGCCGGGACAGCAGACAGGACGCGAGTTCGGTGGCCGATCCGGTGCACGGACTGCGGTTGACCGTGACACCGCAGCCGGGGCGACACACCACGCTGACCGGCACGAGCGGCAGGCTGACCCTGCACGACACGATCGTCACGCTGGCCGCAGGCGAGGACGGGAATCGAGACGCGGCAGGCCGAGCGGGTACCGGCGGGCGGCCGCGATCGGCGCGACCCGTCTCGACGGTCGGCGCACCGACCAGGCCGGCCGTCCCGTCGGCGGCGCAGGCTGCGGCAGGGGTCAGCGAGGCGGGGGCTGACGAAGCAGCGGTCGACAAAGCAGCGTTCGACAAAGCAGGGCACCACCCGGCAGCCGCCGACGAGCCGAGTCCTGCGGCGGCCGGGCTCGACAGTGCGGCACCCGGCGAGACGACCCCGGCCGAGTCCTCGGCGGCTCCCGCGACGGCCGCCCCGGAGCAGGCGCACCCCGCAGCCGAGCGGCCGACCGCAGCGACGACGGCCGTCGAGTACCGCTCCACGGTCGACGGCCCCCACCCGCCGAGTTCCGCGACGGACCGGCCGACCAGCGAGGCACAGCGATGAGCGGGCGCGCGACGCGGAGTCG
The Actinoalloteichus fjordicus DNA segment above includes these coding regions:
- a CDS encoding DUF2397 domain-containing protein; its protein translation is MTEVEPPPSRAPIPGGSTESEATPRDTTSPTGAHRDGRPGSGRTADERPRNGAATDGPSTGPADPGSTRAGLPSERQAETSDVDPAGRLQLFAYLGARDYRRTYLAIMRLFAGTLLADLSAGEVAGALAGVERAGLIDPGEHHVDTVISRLRQLVEWGNLVHGRRETVAASIAEFQHGSVRYQVSKLAVRVQRDVDELLAVPEGAREVSRELLPAIERGLRGLGATLSEALTAEHGDAGSRRLLSRRELLAEQVTTLFLQHAELAATVRDFYAYLGQVVTRHQLDSEELSGFRDLLVDYIQMVVEDVLRHTPNIGGLLARLARSRGELLRLLGPTEGWDAGLERSRGRSASDWRELTDWFVDRAGRPSQVTALREATARAIGTLLAGVKRATAGAGTLPGRRAELLRLASWFDASDREQSARLYAAAFGLYSARNLLPPPEHDGDDEHTAWRDGPVIDVSVSVRSRADRGARGRTSRVVFDPITEQTLLAQARQDARAHQAAVDELAAAAPNLADATLSPQALRVVCDLLTLAMASRDSRQDASSVADPVHGLRLTVTPQPGRHTTLTGTSGRLTLHDTIVTLAAGEDGNRDAAGRAGTGGRPRSARPVSTVGAPTRPAVPSAAQAAAGVSEAGADEAAVDKAAFDKAGHHPAAADEPSPAAAGLDSAAPGETTPAESSAAPATAAPEQAHPAAERPTAATTAVEYRSTVDGPHPPSSATDRPTSEAQR